Genomic window (Amaranthus tricolor cultivar Red isolate AtriRed21 chromosome 7, ASM2621246v1, whole genome shotgun sequence):
caaagtgataattaatgtgtttaaataaaatgcatgattttatatgacattattttgtacgatgttatgttttatatattctcaaattatatttactattatttttgtcaaagttgaatttataattactattttgataaaatttatattaatcacGAAATTtgatacggtttaatttgaaagagaaaatttataaaattactattttgatgaaagttatatttttattttaataatgattttaaatgcgattgaatttagGAGAAAATTTATTGggatatatttattgggaaaattgatgataaaataaaatttataatgtatgtttaattatatgtttgtgtgctcgcgactaattattaaaatatgttaaatcacgtaaagtgtaacacgagagAAATGAAaatcttatatttgttgtgatccaagtataagggtgatgaacaggttgctctGTTTAGTTAGTATAGTTGCCGACAAGTTATTATTTATactacttgatacgatgtttggtcttccttctatttgttgtgatccaagtagaagggatGTGCACACTAGGGGTATCTGAGACTACTCTaatggccttgaattatttggagtgacgacctcttgatgaagtaggtataggggtaaagcatcggcctactggcgttctcatTCTCTCAAGCTAATAATTGGATATATGTGTTGTcactattaaatatcaaataaattaattggtttatgtgatattatattgttttcataaattgatttttaaactCAGCTTTATATTActttcctaaattatttttaactcAAATTATGTTCtattttcttaaactattttCATACTTAATTGTTtaacgggatggagttggaattactcaatttcctgattttagaagttttttccttgtttttcttgcattcttatgttgtaGGTTATTGATcacgtgggaatcgtggagtgaggatcaccaaGAAACGTAACTTTTGTTAGATTCATAtctcagtttaaattttactttaagttgtttaaattttatatggacgtagattgcgtttcagtcttttcttagtgtaagaccctttgttggatttaaagttattaagttatttcttagtcgttaagccttacatttattttcttagaaatagatgtggcggtagcactcccatgagtaggctttggctcatgtttttcattaaaagtgttttcaaaagtttgaCCTATTATGAGGGTATTACAAGGGGGCAAGGAATGAGAGTGGGGAGAGTTTGTTGGAGTTTGCGCTAGCAAAAGAATTGGTTATAGAAAACtcgatctttagaaagaaagatgagcaTTTGATCACATATAAGAGCGGTGACCATGAAATCCAAGTTGACTATTTCTTAGTGCGCAAGGGAGATCGAGCGTCATGCTTGGATTGTAAGGTGGTGTTGGGTACAGAGATGCCCACCCAACACAGGCTTTTAGTACTGTATttcaggatgaggaagaaaatcgTAGAGAAGAAGGTTACAACCCTGTTaagcaagataagtttattggGCTTCCCAAGTCAGTCAGAGGATGCGAATGAAATGTGGGTGAACATGGCAAAAACCATTAGAAATGTGGCAAAAGAGACCTTGGGAGTGTCGTCGGGTGaaccaaaagtgttcaaagagtcGTGGTGATGGAATGATGaggtggaaaagaagataaaggataaaaaacaagagatttaaggaACTTATATCATGCACAAAAGAGGAGGATAGGATAGAAAAGAGAGTgagctataaagaagcaaagcaggcggcaaagaaagcggtaacggaggcaaaaaaaaaaaaccatggtTATGAGGACTTGTATCGAAACTTTGATACAAAAGAGGGGG
Coding sequences:
- the LOC130818436 gene encoding uncharacterized protein LOC130818436 produces the protein MGVVGVMGGGLVRGRMDSYSSEARRAKHGARNESGESLLEFALAKELVIENSIFRKKDEHLITYKSGDHEIQVDYFLVRKGDRASCLDCKVVLGTEMPTQHRLLVLYFRMRKKIVEKKVTTLLSKISLLGFPSQSEDANEMWVNMAKTIRNVAKETLGVSSGEPKVFKESW